Genomic window (Arachis hypogaea cultivar Tifrunner chromosome 13, arahy.Tifrunner.gnm2.J5K5, whole genome shotgun sequence):
caccaaagtCCCATGGTACGCACCCACATGTACTTCGATTTCGATAaacctttgtttttcttttcagttATTAGCTTCTCAATTCAATTCATTCCATTTTGAATGTTTTGCAGGCCTCCACCTTGCGCCCTTACTTGACGTGCATTCGCAACACCCTTGACGCCGCTATGTGCCTCCAGgtatgtttttgctttttcaccttttattttttaattattattgtttcttgTTGTTGTGAAACTAAGAATTGTTGTGGTTTTTGGTTGGTTGCAGAACTTCCCTTGTCAAGAAGTTGAAAGGCATAACAAGCCTGAGGTTGAGCTCAAGTATGCTTCTCTTACATATATATTTCACTTTCACACACTGGTTCTTattgctgattttttttttaatttatttatttatgttccaAAAGTTATGATTGCTCTAGGTTATACTTAATTTGACAGTTGATATCCATGTTGAAAGATTGTGTACTATGATTAATGcattgtgttattttttttatatataaatcaaaGCAATAAATTTCTCAGTGAAGGTTGTAAGTTTTGTCATTTATTTGCAGGTCGAGCCCTGAGTTGCTTCTCAATCCGGTAAGAACCTTCCTATTGCAAAAGAAATATGTTAGGAGAATGCTCCTAGGTGAAAGGACACACCATGGATTACCCTAATGCCATGATTCAGTGATTCTATAAAAAAGTAGCCACATTACAATGTAATAGTAATCAGGCAACTGTTCATAAAGAGTCTTAGATAGATGgcttagattttttttatgtcaTGAATGTAATGAAGATTCGACTAAGTTTTTATGTTGGCTGTCGAAGActtaacacaaccctcctcctttatctgggtttgggaccggctatgtaccgcaggTGTAACATAAGCGgagttagatttttttttttttatgtaggtACTAGAATTAAGAGAGCACATTAGATTATTGCATCCTCTTGCACATAGTGAGATTACTATTTTATGACTAATGGATAATTCAGGAGGAACAATTATTAAGCAGTCTATGATTTAATGACATAGGCTTGAATTCTAAAGATTAAGTGTCATCCTTTCTTGTTACAGTACATGATTTGCTTTTGTTTGCATTGTTATGGAAAGCAAGTATTATGTGTGGCAAAAGTGGAGAATGAAAACATGTTTTATGCTGGCTGTACTTGGTATCATTTTTTCTTGGATCTATGCTGTTCTGTTATTGCCATTCTCTGTTTTGCTCATTCTTACCATAATTAGGAAACCAGTTTGAATTTTGCATGTGTTTGTTAGGTATAACCTGAGCCTGAGACTCATAGTTGGTAATTGTGCCTTAACATTTTCACCCACTTTTACTCTACTTTTCTGAGTGATGTTTACAGAAATTAATATGTTTTGAATCAATTCTCCATAGGAAGATAAGTGcaattttgtgcttttattttttatttttacaggtTTTGATATGTAGAAATGAGGCTGAAAAATGCTTAATTGAAACATCTATCAATTCATTGCGGATAAGTCTCAAGGTAAACTTATCTTTTTCTGGTTGATACTGTATTTTAAATAATGTTTTGTTGAGACATTGAAAACATTTAGTTACTGCTGTGATAATGTGATAACTAGCTTCCTGAGTTCTTGGCTTCTAAAGGTCCCGTGTTTTCCTTAAGATATGAGCTATCAACTCGACCTTAGATTTTTATTTCTTTCCTTCAACTTTGCTGCAATGCACATTCTGCCCCTCTTAGAAACTTTGACATATGTTATACTTAGAGTTACACTTGCATCTTGAACATGGTTAACATAGATCCCATCAGCAAAATATCATACAAGCATCTTGACAATGATCAAATTGCTTTCATAATTTAATTCTGTCAGCATATTAGCAAACTGAGAATGTTTCTAATAATCAGATTAACATATGATGTATACCGATATTCATAGtttcctttatttttaattatatcctCTCATGCAGGTGAAGCAGGCTGATGAACTTGAAAATATACTGACCAAGAAATTTCTTAGGTTTTTGTCAATGAGGGCTGAGGCTTTCCAAGTACTGAGGAGAAAGCCTGTGCAGGTATATATCTTGGACATTTACACTACGAGATTTAATTCTGCAGCAGTGTGTGGTGATAGTTTTTCTGATCAAATAATGTTGTCATTAATGATCAAATTCTATTTTGTGGCTGCTTCATAGATGTTGTACATTGCCTGTATCTACATTCTAATGATTTGCTTGGGTTGATGAATTGCCATCCTTACAAAGAGTAGACAAAAACATAGAACGTCAAATCTCGAGTCTTGTCCATTTCCTATGtagtaattgataaaaaaaaatgtgaaagaaatccTCTGGGACAGTGGGAACTTGCTTTGTAAACACCTGATAGAAGATGCAGAGTGTTGTTAACATGCATCGACTTTTCTTGGTaacatctaattgaaaatttgctGTCTTTTGTTGCTTCTCTTGGCAGGGATATGACATTAGCTTCCTCATAACAAATTACCACTGTGAGGAGATGCAGAAGCACAAGCTCATTGATTTTATAGTGCAATTTATGGAGGCAAGAATCTTATTGTGCCCATAAATAGGATTTgcatttcatttcatttcattttgtagcTTAAGGTAGTATCTGTATCTGTGGTAACAAATCAAGTGGCTATCAAAACTTTGAAATCCTAGGAATTGTTAAGGAAGCATTACTGATTACTCATTTGTACTTCCCATCAATACGAAAACTTTAGCACAAGGTTGTTTAGAACATGATTCACCCAGTAATTGGTTCAGATAATAGCATAACATGCAAAAAATGCAGCAAGatattttttcttctcttattATGTATTAGAACatattaatttatgtttttctttcATATTGAGTTAATTGTTGGCAGTTCAGTAACGGATTTGAAAATGCAGGATATTGATAAAGAGATTAGCGAGCTCAAAATGTCGGTGAACACAAGGGGGAGGCTTGTTGCGACCGAGTTTCTGAAGCAGTTTATATGATGCTTTACCTTAAAAACTACCAAATGCCTGTAAATTTTCTTACTGTTGCAGAGATGTTAGTTTCCGGAGTGTTGGGTCGCAATGCAATGCCAGTGTTTGTGATTGTAGCTACAGTGAATAAATTTTGTAGATGTTAGTTTAATTTAGGAAGAAAAATCTCATGCTGCATAGGCCAGATAATGAGTTTATATAATTAATGGGGTTCTTAGTAGGTGGAATTTTAATTACTTCTCTCATGAAAATTTATTATATAGTTTTGAAATTTGTATTCTTATTCCTAAATatgagtattaaaaataaatatatttgtaaTTTATACTTGAGAATGTTATGAACACCAActaaagatttattattattatatcaaaaACGAGTTTGTAGCGAACACTAATCAAAGATTTAATTTCACCACAAAGAAAGATAAaggatttatttttaataataacaacTATTTCGAAAGTTACATGCGGTGATATATGGTTGTTTTCTCATCTttgaaaaaattgaatttttaacttaaattttttatataaatgaaaattttaaatctGTTAATACACTGGCCCAAcactaaggcccaggtccaaatacaccaaaaggcccaatccaaagattggccttcgTTATTCACCGACCTCTTTAGAAGAGGTCGGACTCAACACAGACTTCTTTCCAAAGGAGTCGGGTTCAAgagatagctggcagataacacttattcaaataagtaactgcccctaaaatctctcaatccACTTCTAGAAGCCATATCTCAACAATCCCTAAATAAAGGGACGGTTagccacctaaaaaggtggcactactccaacggtggttattggatcaccactataaatacactgacacccctcaggtatctctaagttccaagaCACTTAAACCTGCTTATCcccatgctgacttaggcatcggagtgtctttgcaggtacaccCCCATCTCTTGGAACACACAACTCGGAGGCGGCTCCCAGACGTAAACCAAGTCAGAGACCACACTCATCCagcgcttgggcctcacaaacaagcccaaccaccgtccggttctaggtaagccccggaacattggcgccgttgccggggacctggagctCAACTCTTGATAATGGCGGATGATCAACAACATAGTCAGACAACCACTCAACATGAATAAGATGCAAGCATGTTAAAAAGAAGCTGGAATACAGTTTCTATGGATACCAGAAATTCCGTAAAAACTTCTCCCAATGGGCAGAGGTTATCAAATAGGGATGATGATTCTACTTCTACAGTTAAATTGGATtaaacaaaagagaagaaagcacTGTCCCAAGGCCATTCTAGAAaagcaaaccaaaaaaaaaaagacgaactcgaaagccaattgaataaaagaattttcaattcagaaaattcaattggcaaaagaagttacgtgaaaaaaaaaaaaagacgaactcgaaagccaattgaataaaagaattttcaattcagaaaattcaattggcaaaagaagttacgtgaaaaaaaaaaaagggaactcgaaagccaattgaataaaagaattttcaatttagaaaattcaattggcaaaagaagttacgtgaaaaaaaaaaaaaaaagaggaaaagggaaCGTGACTAAACCCAACCTCTTCGTGAAATAGGATGGACAATGACATCTGTGCCAACTTACAATCTCGGAAAAATCCATGATACCCACTCATGGAATGGAGCAGTTGCATGTTCCAAATACACAACATCAGCCAATTTGAATGCAACCCAATCCGACAACGGAGTGATGAATCCAGTTTTTTCTTCAGTGGATTCACATGTCAATTACAACAgtgaataacacaaaaaattcTCATGGTACATCTTTCGTTGGTTGCTCACAAATTACATCACTGTCAATGGATATGGAAAGAAATATTCCTGTGGTAGAATTTGATGTTGTTTGCACACCAATAAAGATGGATGCCTTCCAGGAAGAAAACTGGAAtccgatccaaagaaaaaagaaagtcgGGGTGATAAAGGCCCAGTCTTCATTGGAGGGGATGATGGTCAGACTTTTCTTCAAAGGTCAGATGAGTTGGGAGCTCAcaaagaaaatccgacctcttttagagagctcatgaagaaaagtccgacctcttttaaaggtcagaCTTTATAACGAAGTCGAATGAGCCGGGAGCTCAAaaagaaaatccgacctcttttagagagctcatgaagaaaagtccgacctcttttaaaggtcagaTTTGACAACAAGGTTGGATGAGTTGGGAGCTCAcaaagaaaatccgacctcttttagagagctcatgaagaaaagtccgacctcttttaaaggtcagaCTTTATAACGAAGTCGAATGAGCCGGGAGCTCAAaaagaaaatccgacctcttttagagagCTCATGAAGAAAAGTCCGACCTCTATTAAAGGTCAGACTTGACAACAAGGTTGGATGAGTTGGGAGCTCACAAAGAAAATTCGACCTCTTTTAGAGAGCTCATGAagaaaagtccgacctcttttaaaggtcagaCTTTATAACGAATTCGAATGAGCCGGGAGCTCAAaaagaaaatccgacctcttttagagagCTCATAAAGAAAAGTCCacctcttttaaaggtcagaCTTGACAACAAGGTCGGATGAGTTGGGAGCTCAcaaagaaaatccgacctcttttagagagctcatgaagaaaagtccgacctcttttaaaggtcagaCTTGACAACAAGGTTGGATGAGTTGGGAGCTCAcaaagaaaatccgacctcttttagagagctcatgaagaaaagtccgacctcttttaaaggtcagaCTTTATAACGAAGTCGAATAAGCTTGGAGCTCAAaaagaaaatccgacctcttgcaaagttcatgaaggaaaagtccgacctcttttaaaggtcaaACTCTACAATAAGGTCAAAAACCTCCAGACTAATAAAGAAAAATCCGACTTCTTTTAGATCCCACAAagaaagtccgacctcttttaaaggttaGACTCTACAATGAGGTCTAAAACCTCATTGCTCAGAAGAATCCGACCTCTTTTTGGAGTCTAtaaaaaatccgacctctttcaCGATCAACTCTACAATGAGGTCGAAAACCTCGAAGAATATCAGAAAGAGATTCCGACTTCTTTTAAAGATCAAAGTCTACAATGAGGACGAAAACCTCCAAACTTAGAAAGAAAGTCCGACCTCTTTCTGATGCTTAGAAAgaaaaatccgacctcttctaaGGATCCAAGCTTATGAAGATAATTTGACCTCTTCTGAGGATTCAAGTCTACAAATAAAAATCCGACTTCCTTTGGAGCTTattccgacctcttttaaaggtcagaCCACAATGAGGTCAAAATCTCTGAATTTATAAAGGAAAATTCGACTTTTTTAAGAGCTCACAAagaaaaatccgacctcttttaaaggttaGACTTTACAACATGGTCGGATAAACTTAGAGCTTACAAAGAAAAGTCCAACCTTTTTCTTGAGGTACGACTTCGAGAACCAGATCCCAAGCATAAATGGCCATGAGAAGGTCATACGAAGAAATTTCTCAACCGACAACCTCGTCTTGATCCAAAATGACATCGGGTCAAAATCGGACGAAGAAAAGCCAACACCAAAATAAAGAGATCCCAACAAAGTCacttaaaacttgaaaaagaactACTACAACATACTCGACTTACTCGAAAACAATCTGCCTAGATTGTGCCATGTCTACAACAAAAgggatactacagctagaaaagcaCACCTTACCCCCTAATGCACACTTTTTCTGACTTGAAGTGACGAGATCCAAAGTGGTGTAAAAAGTTATAAATGCAAATCATGGTCCGACCTCATTAAGCCACTTGTACTAAATCAAGCTGGCAAGGGGCAAACCTAAAACGAATTGCACAAATAACTTAAGGACAGCGTGATCATAATCAAACATCAACACGAAGAGGATGTAAACCTGACCTCACAACAATTtgtttaaaacaaattgaaaaaggATGGTGATTTATTATAAGAATGCCTCCTCAAGCCAAGAGATAAGTATCCGACCTTACTAGATTAACACACAACAAGTATAAAACAAGTTATTCGACCTCCCAAAAAGAGAGTCCAAAATAACTTGTAAAAGTCACATAGCAACAAATAGTAAGATTCAAGAATGGCATGACTGAATACTCGAGTCTGACTTTATGAAGCTTgacctcgagtaggggcactggctTATTATGAGAGCCAAGTCCAAAATTATTAACCAAAGACAACATTCTACAATGATGCTACAGCACGAAAGAAGAACGTGAACCCCTTCCAGAAATCTGAGAGCAAACTCAGATAAAGAAAGAGCTCTTGAGACAAAGGATGGCTACAAGATTCGCCGCAAAAAACCTCATCTTGATAAGAAAAAATATCAGGCTACTGAGTTCGGGCTAATGAAAGCTGACAACAAAAAGGATAGGACCCCACAAGATTACCGAGATCTTAGGAAAAGGttaaagcgaactctactccctagtatactcttttcccaacttcatgatttttttcccaaaaggaaagggttttttctgaaggggggtttttaacgaggcatcacaaTAGAGACTAAGGGATCATAGATAgtgaaaaacccttagtagcagtaaAAGTACCTtcgcaaataaataaagatcttttatctcttataaattccttctcgtttttctttctttctacgaaacgcgccgacttaagctcgacaaagcgtgaaaatcccatgaaccgacctaaatggtcgtcaggataaaacgacgaggtacaagtcggtgtaaagaggttataaaagtcgatcatgataaactcgggagcagtccgactcataagtcggaatgcgaaaccgagtaaaattaaaatgaatcgcaaaagtagcctaagtcacgaagaactcaataaatcaaaaattgagtataaggaataccaAAAAGAGATCAGGAAACCTATTGAAAGCACTAAGGCAAAAGGCTGTCCCGAGTTGTTAAGGAAAACTTAACTTAAAGAAAGGGACAGTCAGCCAAGAAAAaggtttttcaaaacaaagatCAAAAAGGTTTTTTCGAAACCTAAAACAGAAAAGCATGCACACAACAAACAGAGAAAGGTGAATTCTTTCGAACAAGAGCTTCTTCCGAACAGAGGAGAGGAAGTGTGAAAGTTTTCAGAAACGAAGcaaggaaagagagggaaagtatttataaaaacgtTGGGGGCACAATGGTAAAAACGGAAGCCGTCATTTAAAGAGAGGCACCGTTCCCAATGTAACTGATCCCCGCGTATGAATACACAAATCcctaacggacgcgacgtttgattagacgggACTGTtgagaatttttaaaaaacaCGTCAGTTCTGAAACATCACGTCGGTTCCTTATCAGGTCGGCTACGGTCCTGAGTTAAATACTCGACCCCAACTCttaaaaagaaattgggctcgagtaggggcactacAAATCACTTCAACCAAATGACTCGTATAGAAACGAGTTAAAAAGGAAGGATTGTAAACGTTTTTGACTAAAATCGAAACGTAAAAACTATCCTCCAAAATAACTTGGATAAAACGAGTTGTACCACACACAAGGATGACAACCTTGTAAAAACTAGAAAGGGGAGGGAATAAGCATATAATCCCTTCACCTAAGGCGCCAATTTATGCTCGACAAAGTGCAAAAATCACGAGATGATCTTTTCAATGGTCGCtcggataaagcgacgaggtacaaATTGGTATCCAATGGTTATAATACGGCTTGATGATTTAAAACAACTCAAACCCATGAGTTGAACAAATCAAGtaaaaaataaccatatgatctaagtaatttgtattaaaacaaATTGCGCAAAACAACTTGATATATAACGAGTTGTGCTTCAAAAAAGTGACTTGTATAAAAAACAAGTTATCTAGAAAACTCAGAATGAATGAGTTCAACAAAAAAAGGCTTCATTCGAAAATCCTTTCTACTTGATTGCTCGAGTCCGACTCCATAAAGCTCGACCTCGAGCAGGGGCATAATGGATAAAGCAATGAAGTCCGATGGTTATAAAAATGATCTGATACTTTAAAAGGACTCAAAATAAACAATTTGTACTTGAAACAAGTTGTGAagtcctaaaaaaaaaaaaaagctcaaatttaaatgagttgtatgaaattagatcaagaaATAGCCACGTTTTAATTAAACGATTTGAAATGAAACAAATCGTAAGACCTTAAAACTACTCGCATCGAATGAGCTAGATGAggttatactaaaaaataattacgagTTTTGAAATAAACGATTCGTATCAAAACAAGTCGTAAGAAATCAGAATAAGTTTCAGAAAGGTGATTTGTATTAAAATAAGTCATGTATCCTCAAAACAACTCGAATTGAACGAGTTGTACGAAACTAGGATAAGAAATATTCTTTGGTTAAGTAAGATGTGCTAAAACCAATTATACAGAGCCTACAAGCCCGAGTTCaaatactcgaatccaactcttaagaaaaagagattgaactcgagtaggggcactgttaaTACACTGGCCCAAcactaaggcccaggtccaaatacaccaaaaggcccaatccaaagattggccttcgTTATTCACCGACCTCTTTAGAAGAGGTCGGACTCAACACAGACTTCTTTCCAAAGGAGTCGGGTTCAAgagatagctggcagataacacttattcaaataagtaactgcccctaaaa
Coding sequences:
- the LOC112736232 gene encoding actin-related protein 2/3 complex subunit 4: MASTLRPYLTCIRNTLDAAMCLQNFPCQEVERHNKPEVELKSSPELLLNPVLICRNEAEKCLIETSINSLRISLKVKQADELENILTKKFLRFLSMRAEAFQVLRRKPVQGYDISFLITNYHCEEMQKHKLIDFIVQFMEDIDKEISELKMSVNTRGRLVATEFLKQFI